One Actinomycetota bacterium genomic window, GCTGGCCGAGACGACCAGGCGCGGCGCGGCCAGGCAACCGGGAACCTAAGGAGCGACGAGCGACAGATGGCGACCACCGAGCTTCCCCGGCCGGCGCTGCCCGAGGCCCACCACGAGGAGCCGGGCGGCATCGTCGACTACCTGACCACCGTCGACCACAAGAAGATCGGCATCCTCTACATCTTCACCGCCTTCGGGATCTTCCTGGCCGGCGGGGTGCTGGCCCTGGTCGTCCGCTGGGAGCTGGCCCAGCCAGGGCTCCAGGCCATGGGCGAGAACACCTACAACCAGGTGTTCACCATGCACGGCACCCTGATGATCTTCCTGTTCGCCGCCCAGGTGTCCACCGGGCTGGCCAACTACCTGATCCCGCTGCAGATCGGCGCCGCCGACGTCGCCTTCCCCCGGGCCAACGCCATGTCCTACTGGCTGTACCTGTTCGGCAGCCTGATCGTGTTCTCCAGCTTCTTCGTGGCCGGCGGCCCGGCCGCCGTCGCCTGGACCGCCTACCCGCCCCTGTCGACCGAGTACTTCCAGGGCACCGGGATGGACCTGTGGATCATCGGGCTGTCGGTGGTCGGCATCGCCGGCATCCTGGGCGCGGTCAACCTGGTCACCACCATCTTCCGGATGCGCATGCCGGGCATGACCATGTTCCGGCTGCCGCTGTTCTGCTGGGGGGTGCTGGTCAACCAGCTGCTGATCCTGTTCGCCTTCCCGCCCCTGACGGTGGCGTTCGTGCTGCTGTTCATGGAACGCAACTTCGGGGCCAGGTTCTTCGACGTCGCCGCGGGCGGTAACCAGGTCCTCTACCAGCACGTGTTCTGGTTCTTCGGCCACCCCGAGGTGTACATCATCATCCTGCCCATCTTCGGGATCATCAGCGAGGTCATCCCCGTCTTCTCCCGCAAGCCGCTGTTCGGCTACCGGGCCATGGTGTTCGCCTTCTTCGGCATCGCCGCCCTGTCGTTCGGGGTGTGGGCCCACCACATGTTCACCACCGGCGTCGTCTACCTGCCCTACTTCTCGATCATGTCGCTGCTGATCGCGGTGCCCACCGGGATCAAGGTGTTCAACTGGATCGGCACCATGTGGCGGGGGTCGATCACCTTCTCGACGGCGATGCTGATGGCGCTGGGGTTCATCCTGGTGTTCGTGAACGGCGGCATCACCGGGGTGATGATCGCCTCGCCGCCGATCGACTTCGCCGTCAACGACACCTACTTCATCGTCTCCCACTTCCACTACATCATGGTCGGCGGGCTGCTGTTCGGGATGTTCGCCGGCTTCTACTTCTGGTTCCCCAAGTTCACCGGCAAGCTGCTGTCGGAGCGGCTGGGCCGCTGGCAGTTCTGGCTCTTCCTGGTCGGCTTCAACCTCACCTTCTTCCCCCAGTACCTGGTCGGCCTGGACGGCATGCCGCGGCGCATCGCCGACTACCAGATCGAGCGCTGGACCTCGGCCAACCTGGCCTCGACCGTGGGGGCGTTCCTGACCGGGGTGTCGGTGCTGCTGTTCCTCTGGAACTTCGTGGTGTCGATGAGGCGCGGCGCCCCGGCCGGCGACGACCCGTGGGAGGGCAACAGCCTGGAGTGGGTGACCACCTCCCCACCGCCCCACCACAACTTCCACGAGCTGCCCGAGGTCCACTCGGAGCGGCCGGCGTTCGACCGCCGCCACCCGCCGTCGTTCCCTGGCGAAGGCGCCGACACCGACCCCGAGCGCGACCCGGATCGGGGCTGAGCCGATGACCGACGAAGCCGGCATCCTCCTGCGGGTCTCGGGCTTTGGGTTCGTCGCCGGGATCATCTACTGGTTCCTCAGCTACGAGTGGCTCGGCACGGTCTGCCTCCTGCTGCTGGGCGCCGGGCCGGGCTTCGCCGGCCTGGTCCTGGTCCAGGAGCAGCGGCAGCGCGGCGGCACCGGCGAGTCCCAGGCCGACGCCCTGCGCCGCCTGGCCGGGATCCCGCCCCGGGACCCGCCC contains:
- the ctaD gene encoding cytochrome c oxidase subunit I, whose amino-acid sequence is MATTELPRPALPEAHHEEPGGIVDYLTTVDHKKIGILYIFTAFGIFLAGGVLALVVRWELAQPGLQAMGENTYNQVFTMHGTLMIFLFAAQVSTGLANYLIPLQIGAADVAFPRANAMSYWLYLFGSLIVFSSFFVAGGPAAVAWTAYPPLSTEYFQGTGMDLWIIGLSVVGIAGILGAVNLVTTIFRMRMPGMTMFRLPLFCWGVLVNQLLILFAFPPLTVAFVLLFMERNFGARFFDVAAGGNQVLYQHVFWFFGHPEVYIIILPIFGIISEVIPVFSRKPLFGYRAMVFAFFGIAALSFGVWAHHMFTTGVVYLPYFSIMSLLIAVPTGIKVFNWIGTMWRGSITFSTAMLMALGFILVFVNGGITGVMIASPPIDFAVNDTYFIVSHFHYIMVGGLLFGMFAGFYFWFPKFTGKLLSERLGRWQFWLFLVGFNLTFFPQYLVGLDGMPRRIADYQIERWTSANLASTVGAFLTGVSVLLFLWNFVVSMRRGAPAGDDPWEGNSLEWVTTSPPPHHNFHELPEVHSERPAFDRRHPPSFPGEGADTDPERDPDRG